The Argopecten irradians isolate NY chromosome 6, Ai_NY, whole genome shotgun sequence genome has a window encoding:
- the LOC138324933 gene encoding ATP-dependent RNA helicase DDX4-like isoform X14, with the protein MPSFPLVTQQKMAARRGRGRGFGKGGFGDAGSTGVTKGLGRGVLRAGFSTEVNGTSNGDSGLSGGFSNMSVSKPGFGESKSNGGFGSGGNSGGFGSGGNSGGFGSKGGGFGSGGNSGGFGSKGGGFGSKAQNGDGDSNGMTNGKGGGFGRGGGGGGGGFGSDRPPRGGGFGGGGGGGDRACFKCGEQGHMSRECPKGGGGGGSSSGCHKCGEEGHFARECPTGGGGGGGGSGDRGCFKCGEQGHFSRECPNSEKSGIQLDPDRPAPYIPPAPSEDETEIFGGILKGINFDKYEKIPVEVTGRGAPASIKSFDEAGIYDGFMTNLVKSHYEKPTPVQKFSIPIVMSGRDLMACAQTGSGKTAAFLLPVLTGMMKNGLTGSAFSEVQEPQALVVAPTRELALQIFNDARKFSHGTMLRPVVLYGGTSVGYQLKQVENGAHIVVGTPGRLIDVIGKGKISLAKLKYLILDEADRMLDMGFGPDIKKIVHELGTPEKTERQTLMFSATFPEEIQKLAGEFLNDYLFLTVGRVGGACSDVSQNFFQVERQQKRQKLCDILSESGADKTLVFVEQKRNADFLASYLSESGFPTTSIHGDRLQREREEALRDFKMGKAPILIATSVAARGLDIPNVKHVINYDLPQSIDEYVHRIGRTGRCGNLGKATSFYSEDSDGSLAKPLLRILVDAQQNVPDWLEASSQNSMSSGSYSGGGRFGGRDIRKDQERTREHAGNGQSSYSGYGSGFGGQTAKVGGDDDEEDWD; encoded by the exons ATGCCGTCATTTCCTCTTGTTACTCAGCAGAAGATGGCTGCCAGAAGG ggTAGAGGCAGAGGATTTGGTAAAGGAGG CTTTGGAGACGCAGGATCTACAG GAGTGACCAAGGGTTTAGGAAGAGGTGTGTTGCGGGCTGGTTTCTCAACTGAAGTAAATGGCACAAGCAATGGGGACAGTGGGTTATCGGGAGGATTCTCAAACATGTCCGTCTCCAAGCCAGGCTTCGGAGAATCAAAAAGCAATGGTGGCTTTGGCAGTGGAGGGAACAGTGGCGGCTTCGGAAGTGGTGGCAACAGCGGAGGATTCGGTAGTAAAGGTGGTGGCTTTGGAAGTGGTGGCAATAGCGGTGGATTCGGTAGTAAAGGTGGTGGATTCGGTTCCAAAGCACAAAATGGAG ATGGAGATTCCAATGGAATGACAAACGGAAAAGGTGGTGGTTTTGGCCGTGGTGGAGgcggtggtggtggtg GTTTTGGTTCTGATCGGCCGCCACG TGGAGGTGGTTTTGGAG gtggtggtggtggtggtgaccGGGCTTGTTTCAAATGTGGAGAACAAGGCCACATGTCAAGAGAATGTCCCAAAG GTGGTGGGGGAGGTGGCAGCTCTAGTGGGTGTCATAAATGTGGCGAAGAAGGCCACTTTGCAAGAGAATGTCCGACTGGTG GAGGTGGTGGTGGAGGTGGCAGTGGTGACCGTGGATGTTTCAAATGTGGAGAACAAGGCCACTTTTCCAGAGAATGTCCAAATTCAGAGAAGTCGGGAATCCAACTAG ATCCGGATCGTCCTGCACCCTACATCCCACCAGCACCTTCTGAGGATGAAACAGAGATCTTTGGAGGCATATTAAAGGGCATTAACTTTGACAAGTATGAGAAGATCCCAGTGGAGGTGACTGGGCGCGGAGCACCAGCCTCCATCAAGAGTTTTGATGAGGCTGGTATTTACGACGGCTTTATGACCAACCTTGTAAAATCTCATTATGAAAAGCCAACACCAGTACAGAAGTTTTCCATCCCCATCGTGATGTCCGGAAGAGACCTGATGGCCTGTGCTCAGACCGGTTCAGGAAAAACA GCGGCTTTCCTTCTGCCTGTGCTGACTGGAATGATGAAAAATGGCCTTACAGGAAGTGCGTTTTCCGAAGTCCAAGAGCCACAAGCTCTGGTGGTGGCTCCAACAAGAGAACTGGCATTACAGATTTTTAACGATGCACGAAAATTCTCCCACGGAACCATGTTACGTCCAGTTGTGTTGTATGGAGGTACGTCTGTGGGATATCAACTGAAACAAGTGGAGAATGGTGCTCACATTGTGGTCGGTACACCTGGACGGTTGATCGACGTCATTGGTAAAGGAAAG ATAAGTCTGGCAAAGCTCAAATACCTAATCTTGGATGAAGCAGACAGAATGTTGGACATGGGATTCGGaccagatataaaaaaaattgtacatgaACTTGGTACCCCAGAAAAAACAGAAAGACAAACACTCATGTTTAGTGCCACCTTTCCCGAGGAAATCCAGAAACTGGCTGGGGAATTCCTCAATGACTATTTGTTTTTAACTGTGGGACGTGTTGGTGGAGCTTGTTCTGATGTGTCCCAAAACTTTTTCCAAGTCGAACGGCAGCAAAAACGACAGAAACTGTGTGATATACTTTCAGAATCTG GTGCAGACAAAACTCTAGTGTTCGTAGAACAGAAAAGGAATGCCGATTTCTTGGCATCCTACTTGTCAGAGTCGGGTTTCCCTACTACTAGTATACATGG GGATCGTCTTCAAAGAGAAAGAGAAGAAGCGTTGCGAGATTTCAAAATGGGCAAGGCTCCCATCTTGATTGCTACATCTGTAGCAGCCCGTGGCTTGGACATTCCGAATGTAAAACATGTAATAAACTACGACCTACCTCAGTCGATAGATGAATATGTACACAGAATAGGTCGGACTGGGCGGTGTGGCAATCTCGGCAAAGCCACCAGCTTCTACTCAGAAGACTCTGATGGCAGTCTTGCTAAACCACTCTTGAGGATCTTGGTGGAT GCTCAACAAAACGTACCAGATTGGTTAGAAGCTAGCAGTCAAAACAGTATGTCTTCAGGTTCCTACTCCGGCGGTGGCCGATTTGGAGGCAGAGACATCAGGAAGGACCAAGAGAGG ACAAGAGAACATGCTGGAAATGGTCAGAGTTCATACTCTGGATATGGCAGTGGGTTTGGAGGTCAGACAGCTAAAGTCGGAGGGGACGATGATGAGGAAGATTGGGACTGA
- the LOC138324933 gene encoding ATP-dependent RNA helicase DDX4-like isoform X7 — MPSFPLVTQQKMAARRGRGRGFGKGGFGDAGSTGVTKGLGRGVLRAGFSTEVNGTSNGDSGLSGGFSNMSVSKPGFGESKSNGGFGSGGNSGGFGSGGNSGGFGSKGGGFGSGGNSGGFGSKGGGFGSKAQNGDGDSNGMTNGKGGGFGRGGGGGGGGGFGSDRPPRGGGFGGGGGGGDRACFKCGEQGHMSRECPKGGGGGGDRACFKCGEQGHMSRECPKGGGGGGSSSGCHKCGEEGHFARECPTGGGGGGGGSGDRGCFKCGEQGHFSRECPNSEKSGIQLDPDRPAPYIPPAPSEDETEIFGGILKGINFDKYEKIPVEVTGRGAPASIKSFDEAGIYDGFMTNLVKSHYEKPTPVQKFSIPIVMSGRDLMACAQTGSGKTAAFLLPVLTGMMKNGLTGSAFSEVQEPQALVVAPTRELALQIFNDARKFSHGTMLRPVVLYGGTSVGYQLKQVENGAHIVVGTPGRLIDVIGKGKISLAKLKYLILDEADRMLDMGFGPDIKKIVHELGTPEKTERQTLMFSATFPEEIQKLAGEFLNDYLFLTVGRVGGACSDVSQNFFQVERQQKRQKLCDILSESGADKTLVFVEQKRNADFLASYLSESGFPTTSIHGDRLQREREEALRDFKMGKAPILIATSVAARGLDIPNVKHVINYDLPQSIDEYVHRIGRTGRCGNLGKATSFYSEDSDGSLAKPLLRILVDAQQNVPDWLEASSQNSMSSGSYSGGGRFGGRDIRKDQERTREHAGNGQSSYSGYGSGFGGQTAKVGGDDDEEDWD; from the exons ATGCCGTCATTTCCTCTTGTTACTCAGCAGAAGATGGCTGCCAGAAGG ggTAGAGGCAGAGGATTTGGTAAAGGAGG CTTTGGAGACGCAGGATCTACAG GAGTGACCAAGGGTTTAGGAAGAGGTGTGTTGCGGGCTGGTTTCTCAACTGAAGTAAATGGCACAAGCAATGGGGACAGTGGGTTATCGGGAGGATTCTCAAACATGTCCGTCTCCAAGCCAGGCTTCGGAGAATCAAAAAGCAATGGTGGCTTTGGCAGTGGAGGGAACAGTGGCGGCTTCGGAAGTGGTGGCAACAGCGGAGGATTCGGTAGTAAAGGTGGTGGCTTTGGAAGTGGTGGCAATAGCGGTGGATTCGGTAGTAAAGGTGGTGGATTCGGTTCCAAAGCACAAAATGGAG ATGGAGATTCCAATGGAATGACAAACGGAAAAGGTGGTGGTTTTGGCCGTGGTGGAGgcggtggtggtggtggtg GTTTTGGTTCTGATCGGCCGCCACG TGGAGGTGGTTTTGGAG gtggtggtggtggtggtgaccGGGCTTGTTTCAAATGTGGAGAACAAGGCCACATGTCAAGAGAATGTCCCAAAG gtggtggtggtggtggtgaccGGGCTTGTTTCAAATGTGGAGAACAAGGCCACATGTCAAGAGAATGTCCCAAAG GTGGTGGGGGAGGTGGCAGCTCTAGTGGGTGTCATAAATGTGGCGAAGAAGGCCACTTTGCAAGAGAATGTCCGACTGGTG GAGGTGGTGGTGGAGGTGGCAGTGGTGACCGTGGATGTTTCAAATGTGGAGAACAAGGCCACTTTTCCAGAGAATGTCCAAATTCAGAGAAGTCGGGAATCCAACTAG ATCCGGATCGTCCTGCACCCTACATCCCACCAGCACCTTCTGAGGATGAAACAGAGATCTTTGGAGGCATATTAAAGGGCATTAACTTTGACAAGTATGAGAAGATCCCAGTGGAGGTGACTGGGCGCGGAGCACCAGCCTCCATCAAGAGTTTTGATGAGGCTGGTATTTACGACGGCTTTATGACCAACCTTGTAAAATCTCATTATGAAAAGCCAACACCAGTACAGAAGTTTTCCATCCCCATCGTGATGTCCGGAAGAGACCTGATGGCCTGTGCTCAGACCGGTTCAGGAAAAACA GCGGCTTTCCTTCTGCCTGTGCTGACTGGAATGATGAAAAATGGCCTTACAGGAAGTGCGTTTTCCGAAGTCCAAGAGCCACAAGCTCTGGTGGTGGCTCCAACAAGAGAACTGGCATTACAGATTTTTAACGATGCACGAAAATTCTCCCACGGAACCATGTTACGTCCAGTTGTGTTGTATGGAGGTACGTCTGTGGGATATCAACTGAAACAAGTGGAGAATGGTGCTCACATTGTGGTCGGTACACCTGGACGGTTGATCGACGTCATTGGTAAAGGAAAG ATAAGTCTGGCAAAGCTCAAATACCTAATCTTGGATGAAGCAGACAGAATGTTGGACATGGGATTCGGaccagatataaaaaaaattgtacatgaACTTGGTACCCCAGAAAAAACAGAAAGACAAACACTCATGTTTAGTGCCACCTTTCCCGAGGAAATCCAGAAACTGGCTGGGGAATTCCTCAATGACTATTTGTTTTTAACTGTGGGACGTGTTGGTGGAGCTTGTTCTGATGTGTCCCAAAACTTTTTCCAAGTCGAACGGCAGCAAAAACGACAGAAACTGTGTGATATACTTTCAGAATCTG GTGCAGACAAAACTCTAGTGTTCGTAGAACAGAAAAGGAATGCCGATTTCTTGGCATCCTACTTGTCAGAGTCGGGTTTCCCTACTACTAGTATACATGG GGATCGTCTTCAAAGAGAAAGAGAAGAAGCGTTGCGAGATTTCAAAATGGGCAAGGCTCCCATCTTGATTGCTACATCTGTAGCAGCCCGTGGCTTGGACATTCCGAATGTAAAACATGTAATAAACTACGACCTACCTCAGTCGATAGATGAATATGTACACAGAATAGGTCGGACTGGGCGGTGTGGCAATCTCGGCAAAGCCACCAGCTTCTACTCAGAAGACTCTGATGGCAGTCTTGCTAAACCACTCTTGAGGATCTTGGTGGAT GCTCAACAAAACGTACCAGATTGGTTAGAAGCTAGCAGTCAAAACAGTATGTCTTCAGGTTCCTACTCCGGCGGTGGCCGATTTGGAGGCAGAGACATCAGGAAGGACCAAGAGAGG ACAAGAGAACATGCTGGAAATGGTCAGAGTTCATACTCTGGATATGGCAGTGGGTTTGGAGGTCAGACAGCTAAAGTCGGAGGGGACGATGATGAGGAAGATTGGGACTGA
- the LOC138324933 gene encoding ATP-dependent RNA helicase DDX4-like isoform X16 has translation MPSFPLVTQQKMAARRGRGRGFGKGGFGDAGSTGVTKGLGRGVLRAGFSTEVNGTSNGDSGLSGGFSNMSVSKPGFGESKSNGGFGSGGNSGGFGSGGNSGGFGSKGGGFGSGGNSGGFGSKGGGFGSKAQNGDGDSNGMTNGKGGGFGRGGGGGGGGGFGSDRPPRGGGFGGGGGGGDRACFKCGEQGHMSRECPKGGGGGGGSGDRGCFKCGEQGHFSRECPNSEKSGIQLDPDRPAPYIPPAPSEDETEIFGGILKGINFDKYEKIPVEVTGRGAPASIKSFDEAGIYDGFMTNLVKSHYEKPTPVQKFSIPIVMSGRDLMACAQTGSGKTAAFLLPVLTGMMKNGLTGSAFSEVQEPQALVVAPTRELALQIFNDARKFSHGTMLRPVVLYGGTSVGYQLKQVENGAHIVVGTPGRLIDVIGKGKISLAKLKYLILDEADRMLDMGFGPDIKKIVHELGTPEKTERQTLMFSATFPEEIQKLAGEFLNDYLFLTVGRVGGACSDVSQNFFQVERQQKRQKLCDILSESGADKTLVFVEQKRNADFLASYLSESGFPTTSIHGDRLQREREEALRDFKMGKAPILIATSVAARGLDIPNVKHVINYDLPQSIDEYVHRIGRTGRCGNLGKATSFYSEDSDGSLAKPLLRILVDAQQNVPDWLEASSQNSMSSGSYSGGGRFGGRDIRKDQERTREHAGNGQSSYSGYGSGFGGQTAKVGGDDDEEDWD, from the exons ATGCCGTCATTTCCTCTTGTTACTCAGCAGAAGATGGCTGCCAGAAGG ggTAGAGGCAGAGGATTTGGTAAAGGAGG CTTTGGAGACGCAGGATCTACAG GAGTGACCAAGGGTTTAGGAAGAGGTGTGTTGCGGGCTGGTTTCTCAACTGAAGTAAATGGCACAAGCAATGGGGACAGTGGGTTATCGGGAGGATTCTCAAACATGTCCGTCTCCAAGCCAGGCTTCGGAGAATCAAAAAGCAATGGTGGCTTTGGCAGTGGAGGGAACAGTGGCGGCTTCGGAAGTGGTGGCAACAGCGGAGGATTCGGTAGTAAAGGTGGTGGCTTTGGAAGTGGTGGCAATAGCGGTGGATTCGGTAGTAAAGGTGGTGGATTCGGTTCCAAAGCACAAAATGGAG ATGGAGATTCCAATGGAATGACAAACGGAAAAGGTGGTGGTTTTGGCCGTGGTGGAGgcggtggtggtggtggtg GTTTTGGTTCTGATCGGCCGCCACG TGGAGGTGGTTTTGGAG gtggtggtggtggtggtgaccGGGCTTGTTTCAAATGTGGAGAACAAGGCCACATGTCAAGAGAATGTCCCAAAG GAGGTGGTGGTGGAGGTGGCAGTGGTGACCGTGGATGTTTCAAATGTGGAGAACAAGGCCACTTTTCCAGAGAATGTCCAAATTCAGAGAAGTCGGGAATCCAACTAG ATCCGGATCGTCCTGCACCCTACATCCCACCAGCACCTTCTGAGGATGAAACAGAGATCTTTGGAGGCATATTAAAGGGCATTAACTTTGACAAGTATGAGAAGATCCCAGTGGAGGTGACTGGGCGCGGAGCACCAGCCTCCATCAAGAGTTTTGATGAGGCTGGTATTTACGACGGCTTTATGACCAACCTTGTAAAATCTCATTATGAAAAGCCAACACCAGTACAGAAGTTTTCCATCCCCATCGTGATGTCCGGAAGAGACCTGATGGCCTGTGCTCAGACCGGTTCAGGAAAAACA GCGGCTTTCCTTCTGCCTGTGCTGACTGGAATGATGAAAAATGGCCTTACAGGAAGTGCGTTTTCCGAAGTCCAAGAGCCACAAGCTCTGGTGGTGGCTCCAACAAGAGAACTGGCATTACAGATTTTTAACGATGCACGAAAATTCTCCCACGGAACCATGTTACGTCCAGTTGTGTTGTATGGAGGTACGTCTGTGGGATATCAACTGAAACAAGTGGAGAATGGTGCTCACATTGTGGTCGGTACACCTGGACGGTTGATCGACGTCATTGGTAAAGGAAAG ATAAGTCTGGCAAAGCTCAAATACCTAATCTTGGATGAAGCAGACAGAATGTTGGACATGGGATTCGGaccagatataaaaaaaattgtacatgaACTTGGTACCCCAGAAAAAACAGAAAGACAAACACTCATGTTTAGTGCCACCTTTCCCGAGGAAATCCAGAAACTGGCTGGGGAATTCCTCAATGACTATTTGTTTTTAACTGTGGGACGTGTTGGTGGAGCTTGTTCTGATGTGTCCCAAAACTTTTTCCAAGTCGAACGGCAGCAAAAACGACAGAAACTGTGTGATATACTTTCAGAATCTG GTGCAGACAAAACTCTAGTGTTCGTAGAACAGAAAAGGAATGCCGATTTCTTGGCATCCTACTTGTCAGAGTCGGGTTTCCCTACTACTAGTATACATGG GGATCGTCTTCAAAGAGAAAGAGAAGAAGCGTTGCGAGATTTCAAAATGGGCAAGGCTCCCATCTTGATTGCTACATCTGTAGCAGCCCGTGGCTTGGACATTCCGAATGTAAAACATGTAATAAACTACGACCTACCTCAGTCGATAGATGAATATGTACACAGAATAGGTCGGACTGGGCGGTGTGGCAATCTCGGCAAAGCCACCAGCTTCTACTCAGAAGACTCTGATGGCAGTCTTGCTAAACCACTCTTGAGGATCTTGGTGGAT GCTCAACAAAACGTACCAGATTGGTTAGAAGCTAGCAGTCAAAACAGTATGTCTTCAGGTTCCTACTCCGGCGGTGGCCGATTTGGAGGCAGAGACATCAGGAAGGACCAAGAGAGG ACAAGAGAACATGCTGGAAATGGTCAGAGTTCATACTCTGGATATGGCAGTGGGTTTGGAGGTCAGACAGCTAAAGTCGGAGGGGACGATGATGAGGAAGATTGGGACTGA
- the LOC138324933 gene encoding ATP-dependent RNA helicase DDX4-like isoform X9, translating into MPSFPLVTQQKMAARRGRGRGFGKGGFGDAGSTGVTKGLGRGVLRAGFSTEVNGTSNGDSGLSGGFSNMSVSKPGFGESKSNGGFGSGGNSGGFGSGGNSGGFGSKGGGFGSGGNSGGFGSKGGGFGSKAQNGDGDSNGMTNGKGGGFGRGGGGGGGGFGSDRPPRGGGFGGGGGGGDRACFKCGEQGHMSRECPKGGGGGGDRACFKCGEQGHMSRECPKGGGGGGSSSGCHKCGEEGHFARECPTGGGGGGGGSGDRGCFKCGEQGHFSRECPNSEKSGIQLDPDRPAPYIPPAPSEDETEIFGGILKGINFDKYEKIPVEVTGRGAPASIKSFDEAGIYDGFMTNLVKSHYEKPTPVQKFSIPIVMSGRDLMACAQTGSGKTAAFLLPVLTGMMKNGLTGSAFSEVQEPQALVVAPTRELALQIFNDARKFSHGTMLRPVVLYGGTSVGYQLKQVENGAHIVVGTPGRLIDVIGKGKISLAKLKYLILDEADRMLDMGFGPDIKKIVHELGTPEKTERQTLMFSATFPEEIQKLAGEFLNDYLFLTVGRVGGACSDVSQNFFQVERQQKRQKLCDILSESGADKTLVFVEQKRNADFLASYLSESGFPTTSIHGDRLQREREEALRDFKMGKAPILIATSVAARGLDIPNVKHVINYDLPQSIDEYVHRIGRTGRCGNLGKATSFYSEDSDGSLAKPLLRILVDAQQNVPDWLEASSQNSMSSGSYSGGGRFGGRDIRKDQERTREHAGNGQSSYSGYGSGFGGQTAKVGGDDDEEDWD; encoded by the exons ATGCCGTCATTTCCTCTTGTTACTCAGCAGAAGATGGCTGCCAGAAGG ggTAGAGGCAGAGGATTTGGTAAAGGAGG CTTTGGAGACGCAGGATCTACAG GAGTGACCAAGGGTTTAGGAAGAGGTGTGTTGCGGGCTGGTTTCTCAACTGAAGTAAATGGCACAAGCAATGGGGACAGTGGGTTATCGGGAGGATTCTCAAACATGTCCGTCTCCAAGCCAGGCTTCGGAGAATCAAAAAGCAATGGTGGCTTTGGCAGTGGAGGGAACAGTGGCGGCTTCGGAAGTGGTGGCAACAGCGGAGGATTCGGTAGTAAAGGTGGTGGCTTTGGAAGTGGTGGCAATAGCGGTGGATTCGGTAGTAAAGGTGGTGGATTCGGTTCCAAAGCACAAAATGGAG ATGGAGATTCCAATGGAATGACAAACGGAAAAGGTGGTGGTTTTGGCCGTGGTGGAGgcggtggtggtggtg GTTTTGGTTCTGATCGGCCGCCACG TGGAGGTGGTTTTGGAG gtggtggtggtggtggtgaccGGGCTTGTTTCAAATGTGGAGAACAAGGCCACATGTCAAGAGAATGTCCCAAAG gtggtggtggtggtggtgaccGGGCTTGTTTCAAATGTGGAGAACAAGGCCACATGTCAAGAGAATGTCCCAAAG GTGGTGGGGGAGGTGGCAGCTCTAGTGGGTGTCATAAATGTGGCGAAGAAGGCCACTTTGCAAGAGAATGTCCGACTGGTG GAGGTGGTGGTGGAGGTGGCAGTGGTGACCGTGGATGTTTCAAATGTGGAGAACAAGGCCACTTTTCCAGAGAATGTCCAAATTCAGAGAAGTCGGGAATCCAACTAG ATCCGGATCGTCCTGCACCCTACATCCCACCAGCACCTTCTGAGGATGAAACAGAGATCTTTGGAGGCATATTAAAGGGCATTAACTTTGACAAGTATGAGAAGATCCCAGTGGAGGTGACTGGGCGCGGAGCACCAGCCTCCATCAAGAGTTTTGATGAGGCTGGTATTTACGACGGCTTTATGACCAACCTTGTAAAATCTCATTATGAAAAGCCAACACCAGTACAGAAGTTTTCCATCCCCATCGTGATGTCCGGAAGAGACCTGATGGCCTGTGCTCAGACCGGTTCAGGAAAAACA GCGGCTTTCCTTCTGCCTGTGCTGACTGGAATGATGAAAAATGGCCTTACAGGAAGTGCGTTTTCCGAAGTCCAAGAGCCACAAGCTCTGGTGGTGGCTCCAACAAGAGAACTGGCATTACAGATTTTTAACGATGCACGAAAATTCTCCCACGGAACCATGTTACGTCCAGTTGTGTTGTATGGAGGTACGTCTGTGGGATATCAACTGAAACAAGTGGAGAATGGTGCTCACATTGTGGTCGGTACACCTGGACGGTTGATCGACGTCATTGGTAAAGGAAAG ATAAGTCTGGCAAAGCTCAAATACCTAATCTTGGATGAAGCAGACAGAATGTTGGACATGGGATTCGGaccagatataaaaaaaattgtacatgaACTTGGTACCCCAGAAAAAACAGAAAGACAAACACTCATGTTTAGTGCCACCTTTCCCGAGGAAATCCAGAAACTGGCTGGGGAATTCCTCAATGACTATTTGTTTTTAACTGTGGGACGTGTTGGTGGAGCTTGTTCTGATGTGTCCCAAAACTTTTTCCAAGTCGAACGGCAGCAAAAACGACAGAAACTGTGTGATATACTTTCAGAATCTG GTGCAGACAAAACTCTAGTGTTCGTAGAACAGAAAAGGAATGCCGATTTCTTGGCATCCTACTTGTCAGAGTCGGGTTTCCCTACTACTAGTATACATGG GGATCGTCTTCAAAGAGAAAGAGAAGAAGCGTTGCGAGATTTCAAAATGGGCAAGGCTCCCATCTTGATTGCTACATCTGTAGCAGCCCGTGGCTTGGACATTCCGAATGTAAAACATGTAATAAACTACGACCTACCTCAGTCGATAGATGAATATGTACACAGAATAGGTCGGACTGGGCGGTGTGGCAATCTCGGCAAAGCCACCAGCTTCTACTCAGAAGACTCTGATGGCAGTCTTGCTAAACCACTCTTGAGGATCTTGGTGGAT GCTCAACAAAACGTACCAGATTGGTTAGAAGCTAGCAGTCAAAACAGTATGTCTTCAGGTTCCTACTCCGGCGGTGGCCGATTTGGAGGCAGAGACATCAGGAAGGACCAAGAGAGG ACAAGAGAACATGCTGGAAATGGTCAGAGTTCATACTCTGGATATGGCAGTGGGTTTGGAGGTCAGACAGCTAAAGTCGGAGGGGACGATGATGAGGAAGATTGGGACTGA